GCTACAAAGCTCCAGCAAATGATATTGACGTATTTTTCTAAGTAATTATCCCCCAAATACTCCATATCTTGTGTGAGCATGGTGATTTTTTCATCTTCGTTAAAATCTTTTTTTATCATCAGCTTGTCAAATAAATCTGCCCTCATATTCATTTGAATTTCACGTCGAAAAACATTATGTGTATGATTACAAAAGAGCATTAAGCTATACAAGACGAAGTATACTGTAAAGCCAAAAATAGCAAACTGTATGATTTTAGAATAAGTCAGTTCTCCTTGATTTAAGGACAAGGCTTGTGATACGACTAAGGGTTGAGCAAGAGCTAAACCTCCATTTGCCAGTGCACCGATGATAGTATAAAACTTCGTTTTCTTATCCAGATAGTGAAATATTTTATTCATAATGCCCTCCTAGAAAAAGAGAGAGGCTAGCACTCCTCTCCATTTTTATTATATAAACTTAACAAATATTACAATTATTGCTTACAACTTCAGGTTTTTTTACAACCTTTTTGTTTTTCTTGATAGACATTTTTGCTTACCCCTCTCTAGTCCACATCTAAAATAGCTTCATACAATTATTAATGATTATTCTTGCAATTTGATTGGTATTAAAATATACACTACCATCTTCAGTATCATACCTTAAGACATATCGTGATAATTTCATATTACCACCTCTTTATTCTTTGATTTCTTTAAATACATTATATACCTATTAAAATGATAATCCAAGCAAAAGTCAGAAAATTAGAAAGGTTCTATATTTTAATAATTTTCAATCAAGTACAAACTAATTTCAAATCTCCTTATCTACTACTATACATGCCTTACTATCACATTTCTGTTCGTAGAGACACAATCTCACTATTCCTTCCTCTGACGATTCTTATGTCCAGCGTCATACTTAAAACGGTCTATCACGAGACTGTTTTAATCCGTTACCTCACGATAGTCAAGCTCAGAAGTCACTATTAGGTTTACCTAAAAAAGACCGGGTTTCTCCGATCTTTCAATTGTTCATATTCTCACATTCTGTTTTAAGAATGATTAAGGTCAACTTCAAATGACTAATCGTCCTATTTCATTCGATAAAAATCAATGACTAGACCAGCAGGTCCTTTAACTAGCAAAGATTCTGTTCCCCAATCGGTTACAGCAGGACCGTGTAAAATCTCGGCATCAAACTCTTTCAACCGTTGATAGTTCTGCTCTACATCCTCAACCTCGATATGAAGAATGATTCCTGACTGAAAATTGTTCAAAGGAATCAGGTGATTTTGGGACAACATAAGACAATGACTGCCAATCGTAAACTGAGCAAAACTGTCATCAACATAATCGGCCTCTTTATCCAAAATACGCTCCAAGTCAGCACAGACTTGTAGAACATTTGAAACAATAATATCTAATTGATTTAAATTCATTTGTTATCCTCCACAAAAAGACCGGATTGCTCCGATCTTTTCAAGTTCCTCTCTATGAAAATCAAAGAATAAACAAGTCGTAACCAAGTTTGATGGCAAATCTTTGCTCATCAAACTACGAAAAATCCTTTGGGACTTTTTCTAGGCTCCGCACTAGATTCCATCATTGAAAATTAAGGTTTCAATGATGGAATCGTCGGAAGTAAACCTCCGAATGAGGTCTACAAATTTAAAATTTGATTTTCGACGAGAGGAATTATTTGATTGCGCGTGATTGCAACCCTTCTTCTTCCAAGAAGAGGCGGAATGGTACGAGTTCTTCTGCTTCGTATTTTTCCTTGAAGGCTTTGATTGCTTCTTCTGAGTGAAGTTTTGGATCGAGTTCAAGTACTTCTACTGGAAGTGGACGATGTTGCGTGATGCGGGCATCGATGACAACTGTCTTGCCTTCTTTGTTGAGTTTCACAGCTTCTGCAACGACTGCGTCGATGTCTTCGATGCGGTCTACTGTAAATCCAACAGCGCCTTGAGCTTCAGCGATTTTCGCGTAATCAGCGTTTGTGAAGTCTACACCAAACAAGTGTTTGTTTGTGTCTTCGTATTTGTTCTTGATAAAGCCGTACTCAGCATTTGAGAAGACAAGGTTGATAACTGGAAGGTCATATTGAACGTTTGTAATGACGTCTGGGTAGCACATGTTGAATGCTCCGTCACCCATGATGTTCCATACTTGGCGGTCTGGGTTGTCTTTCTTAGCAGCAATACCACCAGGAAGAGCGATACCCATTGTCGCAAAGAGTGGAGATGTACGCCACATGTTCTTAGGAGTCATGTGAAGGTGACGAGTAGATGTTTGAGTTGTGTTACCTACGTCGATTGAGTAGATAGCGTCTTGATCAGCGTATTTGTTAACTGCATTGTAAACTTGGTACAATTGCAATTCACCCTCAGTTTTACCTTCGAGTTTGTTCATGTAATCGCGCCAGTTTTGGTTGTTCTTAACGTTTGCACGCCACCATGGAGTAGACTCAACAGCATCTACCTTGTCAAGGATAGCTTGTGCTGCTTGACCTGCATCACCAAGGATAGAAGCGTCAAGGGCATGGCGTTTACCAAGTTTGTAAGGGTCGATATCCACTTGGATGAATTTTTCAGTATTCTTGAAGGCTTCGTAAACTTCAGCAAATGGGAAGTTTGAGCCAAGGAAAAGAACTGTGTCTGCTTCGAAGACCACTTCGTTGGCTGGTTTCCAACCAACACGGTAAGCAGAACCTGTCAAACCTTCATAGTTCCACTCGAAAGCTTCAAAGTTTTTACCAGTTGTGATGATTGGTGCTTTGATTTTACGTGACAATTCCGTAATCACTTCACCCGCTTTAACGCCGCCAAATCCAGCGTAGATAACTGGGCGCTCAGCCTTGTTCAAAATTTCAACAGCTTTGTCGATTTCAACTTCGTTCAAAGCAGGAGCGATGAATGAACGCTCATAAGAACCTGATCCGTAGTATGAGTTTTCGTCGATTTCTTGGAAACCGAAGTTTACTGGGATTTCAACAACAGCTGGACCTTTTTTAGAAACTGCAGCACGGCAAGCTTCGTCAATCACTTTTGGCAATTGCTCAGCGTAAGCTACACGTTTGTTGTATACAGCGATACCGTTGTACATTGGGTTTTGGTTGAGCTCTTGGAAGGCATCCATGTTGAGTTCGTTGACTGGACGTGATCCAAGGATAGCAAGGAATGGAGTGTTATCCATAGCTGCATCGTAAACACCGTTAATCAAGTGAGTCGCACCAGGACCACCTGAACCAACTGCAACCCCGATTGAGCCGCCGAATTTAGCTTGCATCACCGCAGCAAGAGCACCAGTTTCTTCGTGGCGAACTTGCAAGAAGCGGATATCTTTGTCTTCAGCTAAAGCATCCATAAGTGAGCTAAGTGTTCCTGATGGGATACCGTAGATTGTGTCTACGCCCCATGTTTTCAATACGTTGAGCATTGCTGCAGATGCAGTAATTTTTCCTTGAGTCATAATAACTCCCCTTCAATAAAATAAATTTTCAGTTGTTGAAAACATTTCCATTTGTGAATGAAAACGCTTCAAGAAACTTTACTCTATCAATTTATCATGTTTTTTCGCTCTTGTATAAGAATATGCTCAAAGATGATATAGAACTATTACATAACACAAAGCCCTAAATTTTTTCACAAAGTCCAATGTGTTTTATAATAATTTTCATAATCCCTTTGAAATCAAGCATCATTCACAGAAAAACTTTGTAAGTTAAGGAAAATAAAAAAGCTCTGTTCTGGAAAAACAGAGCCGTATTTTTTGAAGAAACTACAAATATTCCTGCAAAACCTTGGACAGGGCTGCATAGCCAGCAATGGTCAGATGGAGGCCGTCTGTTGTGTAATCTGGGCGCAGCTGACCTTCCTCGTTCAGAAAAGCATCGTAGAGATCGATAAATTGGACATTCATGTAGGCGTTAGACAGCTGACGATAGGCTTGATTGAGGGCCTGAATCTTTTCATTGCTACGGACATAGACCGTGCTCTTATAGCCTGGAGCTTCATTGACCGGCAGGACCGACAGCAAACGGATCTGAGCCAGAGGATAATCACGAGAAATCTCCTGAATAACGGCTTCTAAATTAGCCAACGTTTCTGTCTGAGAAATCTCCTTTCCAATGTCGTTGGTACCTATCAGAATAAAGACCTTATCCAGTGCCTGCCCAAAGAGATGGGCATCCAAATGCTCTAAAAGTAAATCAGTCTTATAACCCCGAATACCGCGGTTGACCAGTCTTTTATCCGTCTGTAAGAGCTCCTGGAGCGGATAGTATTCTACAATGGAGTCTCCGATAAAGATGATGTCTGGCTCCTTGACGGAGAGTTGATTAAGCTCTCTGTAGTTTTGCTGCAATTTTGCCTGCTCCTTGAGAAGCCATTCTTCTAATAATTGTACTGCCATTATCCTTTTTCCTCTTCTAAGTATTGCTCAATCACCTGTAGAACCCCAGCTTCTGTATTTGCTGGCGCTAGGTAGTCCGCTGTCTTTTTGACCCGCTCATCACCATTTTCCATAGCGTAAGAAATACCAGCTAATTCAAGCATTTCTATGTCATTTTCACTATCGCCAAAAGCCATGATTTCCGAGCTTTGAATCTGCCACTTAGCCATCAGCTGCTGCAAGCCCCAAGCCTTGTGCATCCCATCTTGGAGGATGTCAATGGCTCCGTAACCACTGGCAACTGCGCTCAATCGTCCTGCAAAATGCTGATTAATCAGACGAGCATGCTCTACTGCTGCAGCTTCTTCCACCATCATACTCATTTTCAAGACCTTGTCAAAGGGATAATCCTGAAGGCTAGGCACAAAATTCATCCGCTTATAAAAAAGCTGGGCCATTTCCTTAGTCATGACTTTTTCAATCAAGGGAAACTCTGTTCCCTCCTGAACAAAGCCGCCTCTTTCAGAGGTCACAACCAGCTGAAGCTCCCTTTCACGACCGGAAAAATAAGCCAGCGCATCCCTTATCAATCCGGCTTCCCAGAAGCTGCTCATGCTTAGCTGGTTCTTTTCAAAAATCCTAGCTCCGTTGGCGACTACCAAAGTCATTCGTTCTACCAAATCTCCCAATAGCAGACGCATCCGTGGAATTTCATTACCAGTAGCCACCACAAAGCGAATGTTTCTCTTATCTAGCTCATCTAAAATAGTAGTCAGACGCGGCAAATCCAGCTGTCCCTGTCCGTCCAGCAAGGTTCCATCCATATCTGTCGCTATCATCTTTACAGTCATCTTTTTATCCATTTCTATTTTTAGCATCTGGCTTAGATTGTACCTTTTCCAGCAAACTCCAGTTACCACTGGCTTCGTAGGCGGTGATTATCTCCCTAGCTGTATCCGTAATCTCTTCTGGATAGTTCAGGCTCTCTAGTGTATTAACCGCATTCTTGGTCAAAGCGCTGCCTTTCTTAATCTTATAGTCAAAGACAATCTCTCCTGCTATATATTGACTGTCAAAGTGATATTGAGCATTGAGCTGACCAGAGGCTGCTACCAATTCCACATCATGGCTCGAAATCATGTAAAGACAGGGTTTCTGAGCTAGCCAATCAATGATTGCTAGCCCTGCACCTATCCGCTCAACAGTATTGGTTCCTTTAAAAAGCTCATCGATGAAAAAGTAGTGCAAGCCCTCTTCTTCCAAGGAATCTATCATGCGCTCAATAGCCCTGCTCTCAGCGATAAAGTAACTATCCCCAGAGCCGATGTCATCGGTCACATCCATTGAGCTCAAGACATGACCATGCTGCAAGGTCATCTTCTCTGCGCAGGCAAAGCCTAACCCCTGAGCCAAGATAGCATTGATAGCTGCTATTCTCAGGTAAGTCGATTTTCCAGAAGCATTATCACCACTAATCATCATATTCTTAGAAAAGTCCAAATCATTGCTGACAGGTCGCTCTAAGAGTGGGTGATAGAGACCCTTGCCCTTCATTCCAGATGAGCTTGTAAAACTAGGTTTCGCATAAATTGGCAGGCTTTCCTTGTAGTTAAGTACAGCAATCGCTGCCTCTAAGCGACCTAGAATCTCCAGCACTTGCCTAGCCTGTTGATTGGCCTTGACCAGACGATTGGAGATATAGGCCTGAGCCAACTGAGGTATCAGCAAGACGGAGTTGAGATAAAGATAGAAAATCTCCAGCTCAGAGGCACCCGACTGGGGCCGAAAGACTTCTCCAAAAAGCTTTATTCGGCTGAAAGAAGCCAACGCTTCTTTCAGGGCAGCTTGCTGGGGCAAGGGCAGGCGGGCAATCTTTTTACCAATATAGAAGATCCGTACCAGATAGCTCATGCTGTCCAACTTCATCTCGAGAGACCAGCGCGTGGCCATGGAGTAAACAATATTAAAGGCCATGCTGATGATGAGAACTATGTATCCCAGACTTGGATTGATAAAATAGAGGAAAGGAGAAAGTAGCGGAATCGAAGCCAAAAATAGGTATAAACTTCTCCTGTGATTAGCTTGAGCTGGTTTATAGATCAGTTTCTTTGCTTGATTGTGATTTTTCTTGCCAATCTCAGAAAAAAGTAGCTGCAGCTGACTGCGCACCTCTGGATGCTGAGCCAAATAGGACTGCAAATCATCAAATTCCTGATCTGCCTCGAAATGTAGCATGCGGAGTTTGCTGTAAAGGTACTCTGAACCTAGACTGGATTGAGCTGCTGTATCAATATCCTGAAAAATATCAAAAAAGTCCAAGTCTCCCCAAGTCTGGTCGTCCACCAAACTATCATAGGTTCCAGCTTCTTCGTCTAATAAAAAGGACTCATATAGACTGGACTCACTGTCTGGCCGGCAATCCACCCGTTCACGACTTCCCCAAGCAGTAGCTAAACGTTTCTTAAAACGAAGCTTTCTCCGAATGGCAGAGACTATGACAAGCACCAGTACCGCCAAAAAGCCCGGTAATACCAAGATAAATTGTGACATAAATGTCCTCACCCCTTCCAGAAAACCTCTGACTTTTAGACATATTATACTACTTAAAAAAGTAAAAAGAAAGGCAAGAAGAGGCGGATAA
This window of the Streptococcus sanguinis genome carries:
- the spxB gene encoding pyruvate oxidase encodes the protein MTQGKITASAAMLNVLKTWGVDTIYGIPSGTLSSLMDALAEDKDIRFLQVRHEETGALAAVMQAKFGGSIGVAVGSGGPGATHLINGVYDAAMDNTPFLAILGSRPVNELNMDAFQELNQNPMYNGIAVYNKRVAYAEQLPKVIDEACRAAVSKKGPAVVEIPVNFGFQEIDENSYYGSGSYERSFIAPALNEVEIDKAVEILNKAERPVIYAGFGGVKAGEVITELSRKIKAPIITTGKNFEAFEWNYEGLTGSAYRVGWKPANEVVFEADTVLFLGSNFPFAEVYEAFKNTEKFIQVDIDPYKLGKRHALDASILGDAGQAAQAILDKVDAVESTPWWRANVKNNQNWRDYMNKLEGKTEGELQLYQVYNAVNKYADQDAIYSIDVGNTTQTSTRHLHMTPKNMWRTSPLFATMGIALPGGIAAKKDNPDRQVWNIMGDGAFNMCYPDVITNVQYDLPVINLVFSNAEYGFIKNKYEDTNKHLFGVDFTNADYAKIAEAQGAVGFTVDRIEDIDAVVAEAVKLNKEGKTVVIDARITQHRPLPVEVLELDPKLHSEEAIKAFKEKYEAEELVPFRLFLEEEGLQSRAIK
- a CDS encoding MutS-related protein encodes the protein MSQFILVLPGFLAVLVLVIVSAIRRKLRFKKRLATAWGSRERVDCRPDSESSLYESFLLDEEAGTYDSLVDDQTWGDLDFFDIFQDIDTAAQSSLGSEYLYSKLRMLHFEADQEFDDLQSYLAQHPEVRSQLQLLFSEIGKKNHNQAKKLIYKPAQANHRRSLYLFLASIPLLSPFLYFINPSLGYIVLIISMAFNIVYSMATRWSLEMKLDSMSYLVRIFYIGKKIARLPLPQQAALKEALASFSRIKLFGEVFRPQSGASELEIFYLYLNSVLLIPQLAQAYISNRLVKANQQARQVLEILGRLEAAIAVLNYKESLPIYAKPSFTSSSGMKGKGLYHPLLERPVSNDLDFSKNMMISGDNASGKSTYLRIAAINAILAQGLGFACAEKMTLQHGHVLSSMDVTDDIGSGDSYFIAESRAIERMIDSLEEEGLHYFFIDELFKGTNTVERIGAGLAIIDWLAQKPCLYMISSHDVELVAASGQLNAQYHFDSQYIAGEIVFDYKIKKGSALTKNAVNTLESLNYPEEITDTAREIITAYEASGNWSLLEKVQSKPDAKNRNG
- a CDS encoding Cof-type HAD-IIB family hydrolase, whose product is MLKIEMDKKMTVKMIATDMDGTLLDGQGQLDLPRLTTILDELDKRNIRFVVATGNEIPRMRLLLGDLVERMTLVVANGARIFEKNQLSMSSFWEAGLIRDALAYFSGRERELQLVVTSERGGFVQEGTEFPLIEKVMTKEMAQLFYKRMNFVPSLQDYPFDKVLKMSMMVEEAAAVEHARLINQHFAGRLSAVASGYGAIDILQDGMHKAWGLQQLMAKWQIQSSEIMAFGDSENDIEMLELAGISYAMENGDERVKKTADYLAPANTEAGVLQVIEQYLEEEKG
- a CDS encoding VOC family protein; the encoded protein is MNLNQLDIIVSNVLQVCADLERILDKEADYVDDSFAQFTIGSHCLMLSQNHLIPLNNFQSGIILHIEVEDVEQNYQRLKEFDAEILHGPAVTDWGTESLLVKGPAGLVIDFYRMK
- a CDS encoding SGNH/GDSL hydrolase family protein — protein: MAVQLLEEWLLKEQAKLQQNYRELNQLSVKEPDIIFIGDSIVEYYPLQELLQTDKRLVNRGIRGYKTDLLLEHLDAHLFGQALDKVFILIGTNDIGKEISQTETLANLEAVIQEISRDYPLAQIRLLSVLPVNEAPGYKSTVYVRSNEKIQALNQAYRQLSNAYMNVQFIDLYDAFLNEEGQLRPDYTTDGLHLTIAGYAALSKVLQEYL